TGCTTTACCCGTTCCGTCTTTATGGGCATTTCTTTTTGTTCGTGACCTCACGGGTGCACAGGAGTTTTAGGAATATCAAAAGCCAAACCGTGCCGAAATTCTGCCATAGTCCCGTGAATATAAGGACCTGAACAACTTCCCTTTTCTCCCTCATCTCCCCATCCATTTCACCGGCTGTCTTAATGAGATTGAGGTTTCCGCATTGTTAGCGTACCAGCATTGCCATGTGCTGACTAATACCGAAACACAAAACAACCTATAAGTTTTGGATGATGGGTCCCACACACATGGCAATCTGGCCATCTGCGTGCTCCTAGGTATGTTCTAAAGTTCAGCCAGCATTACTTAATATTTGTGATTCTTTAGCAAACGATCCTCAAATCAGATGCTGGTGGGCATCTAATAAAAAATTGTCATGATATTCTTGGCGGGGCCGCCTTGCCTAGGATGGTCTTAATGGATAATTGGAATAGGTGAGAAGAAGATTCTTAAAATGCGTAGCGGGCGGTGCCAAAAATCGATCCCGGAGCTGAACAACATGCCAGTACCGTACCCGCGGAAAGCCTTGGACGTCTAAAATAACTAGCTGATTAGTGCGTAGTTCCAGCTCAATGGCCCGGCGCGGTACTACCGCTAATCCTAAACCATGCGCTACGGCTTGTTTGATTGCACTGTTACTGGCCAGTTCCATTCCCATACGTGGTCGGATTCCCGATTCCGCAAAAAACTGTTCGGTGGTAGCCCGTGTTCCCGACCCTTCTTCCCGCATCAGAAAGGATTCCTGAGCCAACGCACTCAAAGGAATTTGTTGACGATTCGCCAATTTGTGTCCGTGCCATGCTATGACAACCAGTTCGTTGATCAGAAAAGGTGTGGCCTCTAATTCCTCTTCACGGGGAAATTGTCCAATCACCGCCAAATCCGTATCCCGCGACAACAGTCGTTCGATAACGGTCCGGCGATTGGTGACATCAAGACTAATTTCCACACGGGGAAACTTTTGCCGAAATATTCCTAAGTACTCCGGCACAACGTAGGCTCCCGCGGTG
The Sulfobacillus thermosulfidooxidans DNA segment above includes these coding regions:
- a CDS encoding LysR substrate-binding domain-containing protein codes for the protein MREDEVFINLHQLRVFRTVARHMSFSRAAEDMILSQPAVSMHIKHLEETLGMPLFEKVGRQIYLTDAGTQLLEHSQRVFTALQETREAIAALQDGDAGRLRVAADTTAGAYVVPEYLGIFRQKFPRVEISLDVTNRRTVIERLLSRDTDLAVIGQFPREEELEATPFLINELVVIAWHGHKLANRQQIPLSALAQESFLMREEGSGTRATTEQFFAESGIRPRMGMELASNSAIKQAVAHGLGLAVVPRRAIELELRTNQLVILDVQGFPRVRYWHVVQLRDRFLAPPATHFKNLLLTYSNYPLRPS